A single region of the Theileria annulata chromosome 4, complete sequence, *** SEQUENCING IN PROGRESS *** genome encodes:
- a CDS encoding 26s protease regulatory subunit, putative: MASEAVVQKSTTTDIDLYTKLKELERQLELCEIQENYIKEEHKNLKLELIRARNEIKRIQSVPLVIGQFLDIIDKNYGIVSSTAGSNYYVRILSTINRELLTPNTSVALHRHSHSVVDILPPEADSSIQMLQVSEKPDVTYADIGGMDSQKQEIKEAVELPLTCPSLYKQIGIDPPVGVLLYGPPGTGKTMLAKAVAHHTDATFIRFVGSEFVQKYLGEGPRMVRDIFRLARENAPSILFIDEVDAIATKRFDAQTGADREVQRILLELLNQMDGFDQNASVKVIMATNRADTLDPALLRPGRLDRKIEFPLPDRRQRRLIFQTITSKMNLSNDIDLETFVARPEKISAADIAAICLEAGLQAIRKNRYVVTTKDFEQGWKRIVKKHDQDHPFYGV; this comes from the exons ATGGCTTCTGAAGCTGTTGTTCAAAAGTCTACTACTACTGATATTGACTTATATACTAAACTTAAGGAACTTGAACGACAGTTAGAATTATGCGAGATTCAA gaaaattatattaaagaGGAGCATAAGAACTTGAAACTTGAGCTTATCAGAGCCAGGAATGAAATCAAACGTATTCAAAGCGTCCCTTTGGTAATTGGCCAATTTTTGGACATTATAGACAAAAATTACGGAATTGTATCCTCAACTGCAGGATCTAACTATTATGTTCGCATTCTTTCAACCATTAACAG GGAATTGCTAACACCTAACACTAGTGTTGCATTACATAGGCATAGTCATAGCGTTGTCGATATTTTGCCGCCAGAAGCAGATTCTTCCATCCAAATGTTACAAGTTTCTGAAAAACCGGATGTAACTTACGCG GACATTGGAGGAATGGATTCCCAAAAGCAGGAAATAAAAGAAGCAGTAGAACTTCCCCTAACTTGTCCATCACTTTATAAGCAAATCGGGATAGACCCTCCAGTTGGTGTTTTATTATATGGTCCTCCTGGGACCGGGAAAACTATGTTGGCGAAGGCAGTTGCACACCACACCGACGCAACTTTTATACGTTTTGTTGGTTCTGAATTCGTTCAAAAGTACCTGGGTGAAGGACCCAGAATGGTGAGAGATATCTTCAG ATTGGCCAGAGAGAACGCTCCTAGCATTTTATTCATCGATGAAGTAGATGCGATCGCAACAAAGAGATTTGATGCACAAACAGGTGCAGATAGGGAAGTGCAGAGGATCCTTTTAGAGCTTCTTAACCAGATGGATGGGTTTGATCAAAATGCCTCAGTAAAGGTGATTATGGCAACGAACAGAGCAGATACACTTGATCCTGCACTTTTAAGACCAGGGAGACTTGACAGAAAAATAGAATTCCCACTTCCAGATAGAAGACAAAgaagattaatttttcaaacaATTACCAgtaaaatgaatttatcaAACGATATTGATCTAGAAacat ttgTTGCAAGACCAGAGAAGATATCAGCAGCCGACATAGCTGCCATTTGTCTAGAGGCTGGCTTACAGGCAATTAGAAAGAATAG ATACGTCGTGACTACCAAAGATTTTGAACAGGGCTGGAAGCGAATCGTTAAAAAACACGACCAGGATCACCCGTTTTATGGAGTTTAA
- a CDS encoding 60S ribosomal protein l7-a, putative: protein MKGIDGDIKKPETILRGHRIDLKRRSEIAKQVRLLKLKKKSYRDKNAIVSLNTIFKKSKQLDLDLKRTKAQEKKPKVNPPKEYKLLFVVRNSRNVESQICKDILKTIGLTRINTGRFMSNSVSNLDLINKVLPFVYYGTPTLKHVKDLLHKRGTIYQHNKAEMISGNLIIEENFSNYGIYSIDELIETIYKGSTGSEDILLKLGPINLSNLNIYSRFHTIYLYNYNSLITDTLRITISMETRTLTTY, encoded by the exons atgaagGGTATAGATGGAGATATTAAAAAACCTGAGACTATATTAAGAGGCCATCGAATTGATCTGAAAAGGCGCAGTGAAATCGCAAAACAAGTCCGACTTCTAAAACtg aaaaagAAATCTTACCGAGATAAAAATGCAATTGTTTCACTCAATACCATCTTCAAAAAATCGAAACAGCTGGACTTGGATCTTAAGAG AACCAAAGCCCAAGAGAAAAAGCCTAAAGTCAATCCACCAAAGGAATACAAACTACTTTTTGTTGTTCGGAATTCTAGAAATGTCGAATCGCAAATTTGTAAAGATATTTTAAAG ACCATTGGATTAACGAGAATAAACACAGGTCGTTTTATGAGTAATTCAGTTTCCAATTTGGACCTGATAAATAAGGTGTTGCCTTTTGTGTACTATGGAACACCTACCCTAAAGCATGTTAAGGATTTGCTCCATAAGAG GGGTACCATTTATCAGCATAACAAGGCAGAGATGATTAGTGGgaatttaattattgagGAGAATTTTAGTAACTACGGCATTTACAGCATCGATGAATTAATCGAAACTATATACAAGGGTTCCACTGGCTCTGAAGATATCCTGCTCAAGCTTGGACCCATAAACTTATCcaatttaaacatttaCAGCAGGTTTCACAccatttatttatacaattataaTTCTCTAATTACAGATACTTTGAGGATAACCATAAGTATGGAAACACGAACATTAACAACTTActaa
- a CDS encoding adenylosuccinate synthetase, putative: MVERRCYDKVNDKVLLISGMQWGDEGKGKLVTHLSKDFDLVARYNGGHNSGHEMYLDGVKYKLHSLPCGVLVPNTLNVLGNGVVVHLESLLSEIDGLLKLGIDLTNRLFISERAHLVLDLHIAIDSQLESEQGEYSTTIGTTKRGIGPTNSTKCKRTGIQLGELLNWDNFEKLLTKLTYKLNHENKVFSNSDLADLLNKELEIYKTNFSKIAHCVCDTSYMIQKYIKEGKKVFFEGANGALLDLALGTYPYVTSSNTTTSGVYNGLGISPSVKILKVGVLKAYQTRIGQGPFPTELFDDNYVKLQKHGSEVGVTTGRTRRCGWLDLVSAKYVQGFSGFDVINLTKLDVLSQFDEVKLCTNYKHKVTGTTLKNLLPPFRYLHNTIYREFLEEGRYPNCCYQFDEYEPVYKTMPGWKTDISDFKTFEQLPQNAQNYVLFIEEYLGVFIHWVCLFINNITFRWELAKMLIK, from the exons ATGGTAGAGAGGAGATGTTATGACAAAGTGAATGACAAG GTTCTTCTCATTTCTGGGATGCAATGGGGAGATGAAGGAAAGGGTAAACTGGTTACCCATCTTTCGAAGGATTTTGACCTTGTTGCAAGATATAACG GAGGCCATAATTCCGGTCATGAAATGTATTTGGATGgagtaaaatataaactaCATTCACTTCCATGTGGAGTTTTGGTCCCAAATACATTAAATGTATTGGGAAACGGTGTTGTTGTGCATTTGGAAAGCCTTTTAAGTGAAATTGATGGCCTACTGAAGTTAGGAATCGATTTAACAAATAGGTTATTCATCTCCGAAAGAGCACATTTAGTACTCGATTTGCACATCGCTATTGATTCACAACTAGAATCAGAACAAGGAGAATACTCCACAACAATAGGAACAACTAAACGTGGTATTGGACCGACTAACTCAACCAAATGTAAAAGAACTGGCATCCAA TTGGGAGAACTGTTAAATTGGGACAATTTCGAGAAATTGTTGACGAAATTAACTTACAAGCTGAACCATGAAAATAAAGTTTTCTCGAACTCAGATTTGGCAGATTTACTAAACAAGGAGCTTGAAATATACAAAACTAACTTTTCTAAAATCGCACATTGCGTTTGTGATACCTCATATATGAttcaaaaatatataaaagaaGGTAAAAAGGTCTTTTTTGAAGGAGCTAACGGAGCATTATTGGACCTTGCTCTAG GAACTTATCCATACGTAACATCTAGTAACACAACAACAAGCGGTGTGTACAATGGATTGGGAATTAGTCCAAGTGTTAAGATTTTAAAAGTTGGAGTGTTAAAGGCCTACCAAACTAGAATCGGCCAGGGTCCTTTTCCAACAGAGCTTTTCG ATGATAATTATGTCAAGTTACAAAAGCACGGGTCTGAGGTTGGCGTTACAACCGGCAGAACTCGACGATGTGGCTGGCTTGACTTAGTCTCAGCAAAGTACGTCCAGGGCTTCTCTGGGTTTGATGTAATCAATCTCACAAAACTGGATGTACTTTCTCAATTTGACGAAGTCAAACTTTGCACCAACTACAAGCATAAAGTTACTGGTACTACTCTTAAAAACTTGCTTCCACCATTTAGATATTTACataatactatttata GAGAATTTTTGGAAGAGGGTCGCTATCCCAACTGTTGTTATCAATTCGATGAGTACGAACCAGTATACAAAACAATGCCCGGTTGGAAAACCGATATTTCCGACTTTAAAACCTTTGAACAATTGCCACAAAACGCACAAAATTATGTCCTTTTTATTGAGGAATACCTGGGGGTATTCATTCACTGGGTTTGCTTATTTATCAACAATATCACCTTTAGGTGGGAACTGGCAAAgatgttaataaaatga
- a CDS encoding zinc-finger protein, putative (2 probable transmembrane helices predicted for TA17240 by TMHMM2.0 at aa 143-162 and 166-188), producing MKERIPNSDSTDGFNVPLLGDDNGESRFEITCYSRSCKDIFIKDKLICCTTCRKCYHSKCNKPPLHYDIVIRYPWHCNSCKICVNCNEAENGVSSTLLICDSCDRAFHMECTRSKYTEIPSGNWYCDDCQYCKSCDIKFSEHAVIVLFFSYFLWFPPIRTLILHKFIKFNTVMCIIVMNFCCVCSKSINSIDNRQNKKVVCNRCSQTHTLTVLNRREIVINLKAVKSHEFVTIATKF from the exons atgaAAGAACGGATTCCCAATTCAGATTCCACTGATGGATTTAATGTCCCACTCTTAG GTGATGATAACGGGGAGTCGAGATTTGAAATTACCTGTTATTCTAGGTCGTGTAAggatatttttattaagGATAAACTAATATGTTGTACCACTTGTAGAAAATGCTACCATTCCAA GTGCAACAAGCCTCCTCTACACTATGATATTGTCATAAGATACCCTTGGCATTGTAATTCTTgtaaa ATATGTGTAAATTGTAATGAAGCTGAAAATGGAGTAAGTAGCACATTGCTGATATGCGACTCGTGTGACCGAGCATTTCATATGGAATGCACCAGGAGTAAATACACCGAA ATTCCAAGTGGAAACTGGTATTGTGACGATTGTCAATATTGTAAATCTTGcgatataaaattttctgaGCATGCAGTCattgtattattttttagttattttttatgGTTTCCACCAATTCGAACActtattttacataaatttataaagttTAACACTGTGATGTGTATTAT TGTTATGAACTTTTGCTGTGTATGTTCCAAGTCTATAAACTCAATCGATAACCGTCAGAATAAGAAAGTAGTTTGCAATAGGTGTTCTCAA ACTCACACATTGACTGTTCTCAACCGGAGGGAGATagtgataaatttaaaagcGGTGAAGAGCCACGAATTTGTAACAATTGctacaaaattttaa
- a CDS encoding splicing factor, putative, with protein MGQTEDLSNFDKKDETKEPPKRRRRREGKWDTVEDTVSLTELKAKTSEEEARKRQKRLYVGNLPSGTKLQDVVDFFNGALMAMVPGNTMDPRDPLVTKTEIYNPDQGYCFLEFKTPELADLGFKLDGITCNGYSLKIRRPLDFNLGANSDDTKVFVQNIPLDVTEDEMKALLEKHGKLKMANLLKDPATGVSKGYGFFEFEDARSSKLAVLHLNGSVLGKNVLSVKHAAFGYFASGGKPIDCKASNLPNSITQSILSNPLLGLQLQNGRRIGSNPSKVIQLLNMVFHEDLISDYNYNEIVRLVKEEAQKYGPLQEVVIPRPDKDLTFKEGVGKVFIRYENLLSARKAQYMFNGRVFDKNRIICSAFFPEDLFISGKYTLI; from the exons ATGGGTCAAACTGAAGATTTGTCCAATTTTGATAAGAAGGATGAAACTAAAGAACCTCCTAAAAG GCGTCGGAGAAGGGAGGGTAAATGGGACACGGTTGAAGATACCGTCTCCCTTACTGAATTAAAGGCCAAAACTTCCGAAGAGGAGGCCAGAAAAAGACAAAAGAGACTCTATGTAGGGAATCTTCCATCAG GAACAAAATTACAGGATGTGGTGGACTTTTTCAACGGAGCTTTGATGGCTATGGTTCCTGGAAATACCATGGATCCCAGAGACCCTCTAGTTACTAAGACCGAGATATACAACCCTGACCAAGGATACTGTTTCTTGGAGTTTAAGACTCCCGAATTGGCGGATTTGGGCTTTAAATTGGATGGTATTACATGTAACGGCTACTCTTTAAAGATAAGAAGGCCTTTGGACTTTAACTTAGGCGCCAACTCAGACGACACAAAGGTGTTTGTCCAGAACATTCCTTTGGATGTCACTGAGGATGAGATGAAGGCTCTACTTGAAAAGCATGGGAAACTTAAGATGGCTAACCTTTTGAAAGATCCTGCTACTGGAGTTAGTAAAGGGTATGGGTTTTTTGAATTTGAGGACGCAAGAAGTTCTAAACTTGCTGTTCTACATCTGAACGGGTCTGTTTTGGGCAAGAATGTACTGAGTGTAAAACATGCTGCTTTCGGGTATTTTGCTTCTGGAGGGAAACCAATTGACTGCAAGGCATCAAATTTGCCAAATTCAATAACTCAGTCAATCCTAAGCAATCCTCTCTTGGGGTTACAGTTACAGAACGGTAGGAGGATTGGTTCCAACCCTTCCAAGGTCATTCAACTCCTCAACATGGTTTTCCACGAGGATTTAATTAGTGATTATAACTATAACGAGATAGTGAGACTTGTAAAGGAGGAAGCTCAAAAGTACGGCCCTTTACAGGAGGTTGTTATTCCGCGGCCCGATAAGGATTTGACTTTTAAGGAAGGGGTTGGCAAGGTTTTTATCAGgtatgaaaatttattatctgCCAGAAAGGCTCAATATATGTTCAATGGGCGAGTTTTTGATAAGAACAGGATTATTTGTTCTGCTTTCTTCCCCGAGGATTTATTCATCTCTGGAAAATACACTCTAATCTAA
- a CDS encoding peroxiredoxin 1, putative, translating to MSPKVGLQAPNFKCEAVMPDGSFKEISLGDYLGKKYVVLFFYPLDFTFVCPTEIVAFNDAVAQFEQRNVQLLACSVDSKYCHLAWRNTPRDKAGVGQVKFPMLSDMTKEVATSYGVLVDDAGLALRGLFLIDKKGVLQHSLVNNLPLGRSVNEVLRLVDALQVFETKGEVCPANWKLGDKGMPPTTEGVVAHLTTKMS from the exons ATGTCACCGAAAGTAGGTTTGCAAGCTCCCAATTTTAAATGCGAGGCTGTCATGCCAGACGGTTCTTTTAAGGAGATTTCACTGGGGGATTATTTGGGCAAGAAGTACgtagttttatttttttaccCTCTTGATTTCACCTTTGTATGTCCCACTGAGATCGTCGCTTTCAACGATGCTGTTGCACAATTCGAGCAAAGGAACGTTCAACTCTTGGCCTGCAGCGTTGATTCCAAATACTGCCACTTGGCTTGGAGAAACACTCCTAGGGATAAGGCTGGTGTTGGTCAGGTAAAGTTCCCAATGCTCTCTGACATGACTAAGGAAGTCGCTACCTCCTACGGCGTTCTTGTGGATGATGCCGGTCTTGCTCTTCGTGGACTCTTTCTCATTGACAAAAAAGGAGTTTTACAGCACTCTCTTGTTAATAATCTTCCACTTGGACGCAGT GTAAATGAAGTATTGAGATTAGTTGACGCACTACAAGTGTTTGAGACCAAGGGTGAAGTTTGTCCAGCCAATTGGAAACTTGGTGACAAGGGAATGCCTCCAACTACTGAGGGCGTTGTAGCTCATTTAACTACAAAAATGTCCTGA
- a CDS encoding uncharacterized protein (Similar to N-terminus of nucleostemins) translates to MVKLKKGTKRQELARKYNIQRMVSAHKKKLRRMAKKGFKGMKIYVVYKILAPTKSKIPEIPNCIFKKDILANLKRTKEIIDRKKELQKINQKKLQE, encoded by the exons ATGGTTAAACTTAAGA aGGGAACTAAACGGCAAGAACTTGCcagaaaatataat ATCCAACGTATGGTATCAGCGCATAAGAAAAAACTTCGCAGAATGGCTAAGAAGGGCTTTAAAggtatgaaaatatatgtggtttacaaaattttagCTCCTACAAAGTCCAAGATCCCTGAAATACCGAATTGCATATTTAAAAAGGATATTCTAGCTAATTTAAAAAGAACTAAAGAAATAATCGACAGGAAAAAGGAGTTACAAAAAATCAATCAGAAAAAACTACAAGAATAA
- a CDS encoding uncharacterized protein (2 probable transmembrane helices predicted for TA17265 by TMHMM2.0 at aa 13-35 and 712-734;~Signal anchor predicted for TA17265 by SignalP 2.0 HMM (Signal peptide probability 0.278, signal anchor probability 0.717) with cleavage site probability 0.170 between residues 34 and 35), with amino-acid sequence MNLSWKLKNNSRIPSFNFSSILFFLFILIFTIRSYSYDFRLESSKFKGKGLIGDFGDFDNSGSLSFATYSYNTVTDKSTIYIYSDITKSEKSDPYHKFQVDGECDGITAADFDSNDFLDLLLVMKKKPSPEDTNTLYYLLVYYQLMGGEFGSNSTWDSRQSLEISFNNLENKLGDIDNVKSKVLEHKYYEYSTIHPLVADFDGDGTFDILVQTPDLKLFFWMNYGYFFLPFLHNKIPTFTLNYEIDGFIPNPHSCAFIDMNGDCRPDLVLMLEYPHLKNVYVDIWLADVAPTGVVYKRSDNLLLPKNHGMITFGDFDNDGTNDILVPTCDSVNSEGYCTSRCKIEISYNKQIPFCPQMFQTSDQLCRHPAELCVHSRMDFTPFTNHVIEIAEEYTFIYPLNSSQFNLTKSKFNYSKIYKTHSNELRTPKEDEGNEVEDIEMSKIIYSKLPTQLERVTAGDFNNNGFLDLIIPLKFVDSVSEHSSKDKSEKNNGSPKYLSLIAKNLSKDKGDANYNEFIPVIIHNPDATLTHVATADIVDRRMVNMMLFLKIGEKMECLYYSLYKETIDLFMKLMTKYMVIDESKYPDNYFLSGSNNNGLTYKLTVIDIHGIKFPKIATLRPQTAYSPLYTPFTFIGLGKTNNYVEEFYLGISSSNKKCNHMWISIIPSCTVITVPVPLEIPSHIATYQISQGNMEMFRWVLKLSIIPGKKLFMILITTSISLIVFGIIVLIFDFKEKREDFVQAKGFRQKFIIN; translated from the exons atgaatttatcttggaaattaaagaataattCTAGGATTCCTTCTTTCAACTTCAGTTCCATACTCTTCTTCCTTTTCATACTAATTTTTACCATTCGATCTTACTCTTATGACTTCAGACTTGAGTCCTCAAAGTTCAAAGGAAAGGGACTAATAGGAGATTTCGGAGATTTCGACAACAGCGGGAGCTTAAGTTTTGCAACGTATTCATATAATACAGTTACCGATAAGTCcacaatttatatttattccGATATAACGAAATCCGAGAAAAGTGATCCATACCATAAGTTCCAAGTTGATGGCGAATGCGATGGAATTACAGCAGCAGACTTCGATTCCAACGATTTCTTGGACCTCCTGCTTGTGATGAAGAAGAAACCTAGCCCAGAAGATACAAATACTCTATACTATTTGCTGGTATACTACCAGCTTATGGGCGGCGAATTTGGTTCCAACAGCACATGGGACTCCAGACAGTCGTTGGAAATTTCCTTTAACAAtcttgaaaataaattaggCGATATTGATAACGTTAAATCTAAAGTTTTGgaacataaatattacGAATATAGCACAATTCACCCTCTTGTAGCAGACTTCGATGGAGATGGCACCTTTGATATTCTGGTGCAAACACCAGATTTAAAGCTCTTTTTCTGGATGAATTATGGATATTTTTTCCTACCTTTCCTTCATAATAAAATTCCAACATTTACACTTAACTATGAAATTGATGGATTCATACCCAATCCACACTCTTGCGCCTTTATTGATATGAATGGTGACTGCAGACCTGACCTAGTACTCATGCTAGAATACCCCCATCTTAAAA ATGTGTATGTTGACATATGGTTAGCTGATGTAGCACCTACCGGTGTAGTATATAAACGATCagataatttattgttaCCAAAAAACCACGGAATGATAACCTTTGGCGACTTCGATAATGATGGAACGAATGATATATTGGTTCCAACTTGCGATTCAGTAAATTCGGAAGGTTATTGCACATCCAGATGTAAAATAGAAATTTcatataataaacaaatacCATTTTGCCCACAAATGTTCCAAACCAGTGATCAATTGTGTAGACATCCAGCTGAACTCTGTGTACACTCGAGGATGGACTTTACTCCTTTTACAAATCATGTAATTGAAATCGCTGAAGAATACACGTTCATTTACCCCCTTAACTCTTCCCAATTTAACTTGACcaaatccaaatttaaCTACTCgaaaatttacaaaacACATTCAAATGAGCTAAGAACTCCAAAGGAAGATGAAGGAAATGAAGTCGAAGATATAGAGATGAGTAAGATAATTTACTCTAAACTACCAACACAACTTGAGCGGGTTACAGCTGgagattttaataataacgGCTTTCTGGACTTAATTATACCATTGAAGTTTGTTGACTCCGTTTCCGAGCACTCCTCCAAAGATAAAAGTGAAAAGAATAATGGATCTcctaaatatttatcattgATAGCTAAAAACTTATCAAAAGACAAAGGAGATGCCAATTACAATGAGTTTATACCTGTTATAATTCACAACCCAGATGCTACTCTAACACATGTCGCTACCGCCGACATAGTCGATCGC AGAATGGTGAACATGATGctatttctaaaaattgGCGAAAAAATGGAATGTCTATACTATTCACTTTATAAAGAAACAATTGATTTGTTTATGAAGCTAATGACCAAATATATGGTAATTGATGAATCTAAATACCCTGATAACTATTTCTTATCTGGTTCTAACAATAACG GATTAacatataaattaacaGTGATTGATATCCACGGCATAAAATTCCCCAAAATTGCTACTTTGAGACCACAAACAGCATATTCACCACTCTACACGCCTTTCACATTCATCGG GTTGGGCAAGactaataattatgttGAAGAGTTTTATTTGGGAATTTCGTCCTCTAACAAGAAATGCAACCACATGTGGATTTCAATCATACCAAGCTGTACTGTTATTACAGTGCCAGTGCCACTTGAAATACCCTCACA CATAGCTACATATCAAATTTCTCAGGGAAACATGGAAATGTTTAGGTGGGTATTGAAGTTGAGTATTATACCGGGAAAGAAGCTGTTTATGATCCTGATAACGACGTCAATATCGTTGATTGTTTTTGGAATCATCGTATTAATTTTCGACTTTAAAGAAAAGAGGGAGGATTTCGTTCAGGCAAAGGGGTTCAGacaaaaattcattataaattaa
- a CDS encoding uncharacterized protein (Signal peptide predicted for TA17270 by SignalP 2.0 HMM (Signal peptide probability 0.999, signal anchor probability 0.000) with cleavage site probability 0.503 between residues 17 and 18), with product MCILFLILLIFTNSSSCLYCKRNFFQHLSFLLDKPSGSSHDSSGNRLHPQKLPQKSTKKETQLETFLNPVTYDKIPVFCAKAGSDLLKTPDKHGSYTYFMDYDDALEVVNNYFGYNSQETGNQFGVVECISLKKWFEMADPSKKRIKNYKIPKLLPSKHQNLKMVYKLKDEYDQVPIPVYYSVEFVVTTSTFWSFITGSSQRRSMVYFFNYQDLMDAILRIEDKAERNKALGNINVTSLLTLLTGNDPGKILFFPSKRSSNAIAEFTRDHTPWLL from the exons atgtgtatattatttttaattttgttaatttttacaaacTCTAGTTCGTGTCTTTATTGTAAAAGGAACTTTTTTCAACATCTTTCATTCCTGCTAGACAAACCATCTGGTTCCAGCCATGACTCATCTGGTAATCGCCTACATCCTCAAAAATTGCCCCAAAAAAGTACTAAAAAGGAGACTCAACTTGAAACATTTTTGAATCCAGTAACATATGATAAGATTCCTGTTTTTTGTGCTAAAGCCGGTtctgatttattaaaaactCCTGATAAGCATGGGAGTTACACTTATTTTATGGATTATGACGATGCTTTGGAAGTTGTAAATAACTACTTTGGCTATAATAGTCAAG AAACTGGTAATCAATTTGGAGTTGTAGAGTGTATTAGTCTTAAAAAATGGTTTGAAATGGCAGATCCATCAAAAAAAcgtattaaaaattataaaatccCCAAACTTTTGCCTTCTAAACACCaa aATCTTAAAatggtatataaattaaaggatGAATATGATCAAGTTCCGATTCCAGTGTATTACTCGGTGGAATTTGTCGTAACGACGAGTACTTTCTGGAGCTTTATAACAGGTTCAAGTCAGAGGCGAAGTATGGTATACTTTTTTAATTACCAGGATTTAATGGATGCAATTTTAAGGATAGAAGATAAAGCTGAAAGGAACAAGGCTCTTGGCAACATCAACGTTACCTCTCTTCTAACTCTTTTAACT GGAAATGATCCTGGAAAAATTTTGTTCTTTCCAAGCAAGCGTAGTAGTAACGCAATTGCAGAATTTACCCGTGATCATACACCGTGGTTATTATAA
- a CDS encoding cell cycle regulator protein, putative translates to MEFRRCLIWVRIYNFEMVKKFSPDDIISQNLIKTSVQRNIKLNIVKDYPLLKDTIDVIFPKKIQLYLAKCQEHVNLLMVGGEIMFIQHRDGPWIPSLRLVHKYPDILPKMQVDSGAIKFVLRGSNIMCPGLTSEGGKMDDVEADTQVTASGRHNACAIGLTTMSTKEIALNFLSLEKNKDVCIHTLHYLNDGYWQFNADKYGYSP, encoded by the exons ATGGAATTCAGGAGATGCCTCATATGGGttagaatatataattttgaaatgGTGAAGAAGTTCAGCCCAGATGATATAATATCGCagaatttaattaaaaccTCCGTCCAGAGGAATATTAAACTGAAC attGTTAAGGATTACCCTCTTTTAAAGGACACTATTGACGTGATTTTCCCGAAAAAAATACAGTTATATTTGGCAAAGTG cCAAGAAcatgtaaatttattgatgGTTGGAGGCGAAATCATGTTTATTCAGCACAGGGATGGGCCCTGGATACCGTCACTTCGATTGGTACACAAAT ATCCCGACATACTGCCCAAAATGCAGGTGGATAGCGGCGCcattaaatttgttttgaGAGGGTCAAATATAATGTGTCCTGGACTCACATCAGAGGGCGGGAAAATGGATGATGTGGAGGCTGACACA CAAGTGACTGCTTCTGGGAGGCACAACGCCTGCGCGATTGGATTGACGACCATGTCAACCAAGGAAAT AGCTCTTAATTTTCTTAGTTTAGAAAAGAATAAGGACGTCTGCATTCACACTCTTCACTATTTGAACGATGGCTATTGGCAGTTCAACGCTGATAAGTACGGATACTCTCCCTAA